GTTTGTTATCTGGCGATGCAGCATTACAATCGGCCATCTCATCCAAGGAGTTGACATGCCCGTTCGTGCCGCCGTCCTGCCCCTTATGCTCGCCCTGGCCGCCGCGCCAGCCTTTGCCGCTCAAGCGGCCGCCCAAACCGAAATCAAGATCGGCAGCGCCTCGCCACTGTCCGGTCCCGGCGCCCACCAGGGCAAGGACATTGAAAACGGCGCACGCATGGCGATCGACGACCTGAATGCAAAGGGCATCACGATCGGCGGCAAGAAGGTGCACTGGACTTTGCAGGCGGAAGACGACGGCAGCGATCCGAAGATGGGCACGGCGGTCGCGCAAAAGCTGGTCGATGCCGGCGTGGCGGGCGTGGTCGGCCACCTCAATTCGGGCACCACGGTGCCGGCCTCGAAAATCTACAACAGCGCCGGCATTCCCGAGATTTCGCCGGCTGCCACAACGCCGCTGTACACGCACCAGGGTTTCAAGACGGCGTTCCGGGTCGTCGCCAACGACGACCTGATCGGGCACGCGCTGGCGAATTATTCGATCGGCACCCTGAAAGCCAAGAAGATCGCGGTGATCGACGACCGCACCGCGTTCGGCCAGGGGCTCGCCGACGAATTCATGAAAGAGGTCAAGCGTGCCGGCGGCGCGCAGATCGTCGGCCGCGAATTCACCAACGACAAGGCGACCGATTTCAACGCCATCCTCACCAAGATCCGCGCGCGCGATCCCGACGTCGTGTTTTATGGCGGCATGGACGCCGTGGCCGGCCCCATGCTCAAGCAGATGCAGGCGCTCGGCATGCGCGCGAAAATGGTCTCCGGCGACGGCATCTGCTCGGAAAAACTGCCGCAGCTGGCCGGCGCGGCGCTCGGCAACGACAAGGTGATCTGCGTGGTCGCCGGCGGCGTCAGCGGGGCGGAAGAGGCGGGCTACGCGTCCTTCGTGCAACGCTACCGCCAGCGCTACAAGATGGAACTGCAGACTTACGCGCCCTATGCCTACGACTCGGTGATGGTGTTAGCGCAAGCGATGCAGCAGGCGCAATCGTCCGATCCGGCCAAGTTCCTGCCGGCGCTGGCGAAGGTGCATTACCAGGGCATCACCGGCGCCATCGCTTTCGATGCCAAGGGTGACCTGCAGAACGCCGCCCTGACGCTGTACACCTACCGCGACGGCAAGAAGATCAAACTGCAGGTGGTGCGCTGAGAAAAATTATTATCAAATGTGCATTAGCGTACGGACGCTGCGGTCTGTGCCGGCTTATCCTGAAATCGTCATCAAACAACACGTGAAGGAGAGCATCATGGGTAAGTATTTCCTCGGCTGGCTGCTCGGCGTTCCGGCAATCGTCCTCGTTCTGCTGTATCTGGTCTTCCATTGATTGGATCGCCGATGCGGGCCGCAAAATGAAAACGCCACCCGACGGTGGCGTTTTTGTGTTGCGGCCGCAGTTTCGCCAGCATTCCCGAATGAGTTACACTGTGGAAACATAGCGCGCTTGGACGAGCGTGGATGATGTGAAACGGGGGAATGGTGAAAAGATCAAAGCATATCGCGGCACTCATCCGGAAATGTCTCGCCGCAGCCTGTCTCTTGCCGGCCGTCGCGCATGCCGGTCTGGACGTTACGGCATTTGAAAAGCTCGTGCTCGTCCCTGTGCCGCAAGTCGACAAGGATGGCCAGCCGACCGTCAAGAATCAAGTCAAGCTGTCTCCTGGAGAAATCGTACAGCGCTTTGACGGCTTGAGCGCTGGCGCGGTGTACCACTATGATCAAGCCTTCGACTTCCGTGCTGGATCGTACTCGGGCTACAACTACTGGCGAAACGAGCTCGCAAAACTGGCAGGTTACAAGCCGACGCCATTCAAATCATTCAATGGCAACACCGAACTCCGTTACGACGCTACCGTCTGGAAAATACAGACAGGGCCGTTTTGGGAGCTGATCGATTTTTCGGATGCCGAAGGCGTGATCGGCCCCGCCGTGTGCAAGCGCGTGTATCTGGATTTCGTAAAGTACCAATCCGCGGCGGCTCAGCACCCTGACGCGTATTTTCGTTCTTCCTACCAGGACTGGATGAAAGCGTTCGCCATGTGCGCGAATGACGGCGCCATTGTCTTTCACTAGGAACGCTTGCCGGAGAGCAAAAACGCCACCCGACAGTGGCCTTTTTGTTGATGACAGCCATCGGAGGCGATGATTGCCGTGCTCAGAGGGCGTTGTAGGCACAAAAACCCCGGGCGGCGCGCGGCCGTCCAAAGCGGCTCCGGCGGACAGGCTGTTAAGATTGGCGCCAGCCTTCCAATACCCATTTGCAGGAGTCCAAAAATCCTACGTTTTTTGCTTACAACGGCGATGCGTGCGCCGAAGTCGACCATTGCTGTCGCACTCGTCGTGCTGGCCGCCCTGGCCAGTACCTTGACCTACACGACTTATCTTGTCGTCGGCGTATTGGCCGACTACCTCGGTACGGGGCGGGGCATGGCGGGATTCCTTCTTGCCGTACTGTTTGCGAGACTTCCGTGGATCACCCGGAGTGGGCCGCGCATCGTGGGGCTATTGCCCAAACCTGCCCGTCGCCCGGTCATGGCGACCGTGCTCGCACTCTGCTGCTTGCATTTTCTGTGGCACGGCGAGTATGTGCCCGCAGGGTTCACAGGGTTCGCTATGGTTTTTCTTCTTGCATACCCTCGGTTGAGGAGGACTCTCTTTGATCGGACCTTATCGTCCGTGTTTCCGTTCGCTGGCCGGAACCCGTCCAAAAGCACCGAAGACAACGTGATCGATGTTGAGTTCAAAGAAAGGAAAGACTGAAACAAAAGTAGCGTTTGAGCTAGTTTTCTCCCATGGCTGCGAAATTGCCTTGATGACGAGCGCGGTTGTGTTGACGCCTTGTGTTGCGCAGTGCTAGTTAGCGCTGAGTTTTTTTGGCCTCTGACGATGACGGTGTCGGACACTCATCATTCCAGTCGACGACTTTCATGTACTTAATTTTCTCACCGACGGTAAACACCGTGAGGCATTCATTACCGCGCTTGTAGCGCATGACGCAGCTTGAATTATCAATACTGCAAGAGTCAAATTCCTTGATATTCATTTTTGCGAGTTCATGCTCGACCCCAATGAGGGGATAGTCGTCGTGGGCATGAACGTTGATCGGCTTCCATTTGTCCTTCAGCAGTATTTTGCGAGTAACGGCAAATGAGCTGTGCTTCTGTAGCGACGCTGGGAACGCATATGCGATCGAAGGAAGGGCGAAAAAAAGTATGAGTAGTCGTTGTGCTCTAATCATTTGAGATGCCCCCTAAACGCTTGTAGTTCGACTCAAATGCGTCGAACGAGACCGAAGGCTGGTTGGGATAATACCCTGACTTTCCTTTGCCTTGCGGAAGGGATGACCACCGACGCGATGCCTTGCTCAATGCTGCGTTGATGTCGCCAGATTGAATACTGTCGATCGCCTTGATGACGCGGAGGATCTCGATAGCGATCAAATCCTGTGTTTCAGGCGTGAAATCAGTCAGTCCCATATTTCCGCCCATCTCACGCCAAGTATCGATATTTTCTTGATACATTCCTGCGGCGGTTGTTTTGCCGCCAAATCCAGGGCCGGGGTGGGTGGAGTAATCGGTAAAACGCCATGGATCGTTTTTCTTTCCCTTGACTGCTCCATATTTGAAGTCATAACCACCGCCCTCGGCCTCGGCGATAGCCTTGAGAAATGCATATATATTCGGGTTCTGAAGATATTTCCTATTTTCTGCTAATCGCCGCTCCTTGCTTAGTTTGATCCGCACCACCTTTGCTTCTGCGTCCTCGCGAGGCGTTGTTGTTCTCGTCGCGCGATGGTGCAGGACGCGTCCAGATGGAGAATTAATTGCGGCTGGCATGTTGGCCTCACAAATAGATTTCAATGGATTCAGCGCGTGCTGCTGCCGCTAGTAGATGCGTATGGCCCTTTTCGTCTGTAACTCCAAACTCGACCTTTCCGTTGGCGCGTCTTATCGCGTATTCAGTATGGCGAAGCGGTTCGCCTGTGTCGTCGTCGAGTAAAGAAAATCTGTCGTCGAACAGCGGTTCACCCGTGAATGCACTTATAGCGGCTGATTGCTTATGAGCAACTGTGCTCGCCATACTGTTGTCGCTCAGATTTTGGTATCTGATCGATTGGGAAGGCACGAGCCGAGGTGGGCTGGAGCATCCGCACATACATAGATCATTTTCTAGTGCCACTTTTTTCCCGTTCCATGTCTCGGGAATCCGCGGCTCGACGCACAAGATCTTCCCTGACGACTTACAAGCTGGACAAGAGACTGAGTCGCCCTCAAGCGCTATCGTCACACCATTGACGCTGCCGCTGCTACTTGCTGAGAGAACCGTTCCGCCGACCGTGGTCGATGCTCCAAGCGTAATTGTGTACCGCTTCATCTTGCTGCTCCTGAACGACGATCTGGTCTTTGCAGAACGCTAATTCGAATGCTCAACCCGATTGATCAAAGTAGTACTGGATCATCTCGATAATTATTGACCAGCGGCACTAAAGATGTTTGCGCAAGCGCAACGAACACGCGACATTTGCAAGTGCTCGCAATTCGCGAGCCATTGATGTCTTAAAGCATCGTATAACGGCACAAGTGCACTTGTCTGGGCAAGGTAATCGCGAGCCAATCGACGCAGGACCCAGGCACACACAGTTCTGTAACTTTGAAATGGATGCTTTTGTTCCTTCGTTCGTTTGCCTCGCTGATCGGGTACGCCGCACAGTGGTCGGCCCGGATTGCGGCAACCCGCTGCGACCGATAGTTTTTATTATGGAAAAATAACCATGAAAGCACGCGTCTATAACTGCTTAAAATGTCAAGACCAACCAGACTGTTCCGTTCAAGCCTGCCGCTTATGAATGTTTCTGGATTGCTGATGCGCTAAGTCGTGGGAATCCAAATCATTTCAACCATTGGTTGGAAGCAGCGCACATTCGGCTATATGCACATAAAGCGAATTACAAAGATGAATGGGATGTTGTTGCGTGTCGACATCCACACACTATATAATCTCGACCTACTACAGCCGATCGACGCGCAACTGCGAGTAAGGCTCGCCCCGGCTTTAATGCAATCAAAGTACAAAACCTATGACAGCAAGAGATTCCGGCCACCAAGCTATCCTCTGAGATTCCGAACGCTGATGCATTAAATCGATGCTATCGAGCGTTTATTGTAAAGCAATTGTCAATCATCCTGCCCTTGGGGGATTCGCGACTGTAGAGGTTTTTTTGATAGTCCTTCGATCCAATTTTCGAATATTCAGTCAACAGTATTGACCGAGCGCAAAGGCATGATCTATCCACGCCTCGTCAGTTCCGTCCACAGGATGTTTCCAAGATTTCGATCTCGGTTATCAATTGCTTCATCGCACACTGCTGCAAGTGGTGTGGTTGTGAGACTACACGCGAGCGATGCCGAAACTCGCAAAGCAACATCGCGTGCTGGGCGAGGGGCAGGCTGTCTAGCGCGAGAGCTTGTTTAAGGTTTGGGTAGCTAATGTCAGCACTGGCAAATGCCAACGTTTGCTCTTCATCGATTAAGAACGGCATAGAAGCCGGAAGGCCCCATTTGCCCCAACAAGAGCGCTGAGAATGCTTCAGCCATGATTGACCGGGCGGCCTCTTTTTACGATCGCCGAGCGTTTTGTGCCATCCGAAAGCATGAGCAAGCATCGTAATGCACCGGTCACTCCGTCGCCAGGAGGGGTTTCCGTTCCGCTGATAATTGTCGCAACTTGAATTTCCACCTGACGGTTTCGCTAGATCGTTAGTGCCTGTTAGCAAATATCTTACACCAGTGTACGCAGCTGATGTTTAATGCCTAGAAGAACCATTCTTGTTGAACTATCCGTAAACGCTATTAAGATACGTAAAGTCCGAAGCGCAGGCGGCACTAGACCTCGAAGTCGCTCCCAACAAAAGCAATCAACCCAAAATAGACCGGACACAAGGACTTCGCGTACTAGAAACGAAAACGCCAACCTGCATGGGTTGGCGTTCTGTAAGGGATATTCTTTGGTGGCCCGGGGCGGAATCGAACCACCGACACAAGGATTTTCAATCCTCTGCTCTACCAACTGAGCTACCAGGCCAAAGGAGGCACGATTATAGCCAGTGGTTTCCAAGCACGCAAGTCCTGAGCGGCAAATTTCGGCTGGCCGGACAGGTATAATGTTCCCCATGACGACATCGACCACCTCTACCGCATCGGTTCGCGGCGAACTCGTTCGCAGCGACATCTGTATCGTTGGCAATGGCGCGATCGCCAAGACGGCGGCGCTGGGCCTGTCCCAGGCCGGCCACAGCGTCGCCTTGCTGGTGCCGCCGGCGCGTCCCGGCCAGGACGGCGCCGCCGTCTCGAGCGGCGAGCGCCCGTGGGACACGCGCGTGTACGCGCTCAACCACACGGCGCATGCGCTGCTGTCGTCCTTGAGGGTGTGGGGCGCGCTCGACATGGGGCGCGTGGCGCCGGTCGATGCGATGGACGTGCAGGGCGATGGCGAGAACGGCGGCCGGATCGGCTTCGACGCCTTCGGCGCACACACCGGCACGCTGGCCTGGATCGTCGAAGACAGCAATTTGAACGCGGCGCTCGACGCCGCGCTGCGCTTCGCCCAGAACGTCAAGGTCGTCACCGGCCGCGCGCTGCGCCTGGAACACGCCGACGACGCCCGCATCGAGCTGGAAGAGGGCGGCGTGATCGAGGCAGAGCTGCTGATCGGCGCCGACGGGCGCGACTCCTGGGTGCGCGGCCGCTGCGACATCGGCATCGACTACCGCTCGTACCACCAGCGCGCCATCGTCGCCAACTTCGAGTGCGAAAAGCCGCACCACAACGTCGCCTACCAGTGGTTCACCTGCAAGGAAGGCATCGTCGCCTTGCTGCCGCTGCCGGGCAAGCGCGTGTCGCTGGTGTGGTCGGCGCCGGATACGCTGGCCGACACCATCATGAACGAGTCGCTGGGCGAGCTGGCGATCCGCCTGGGCGAGCACGCCGACGCCAAGCTCGGCCTGCTCAAGCCGCTGCAACCCGAAGCCGTCCAGGCCCTGCCGCTGGCGCTGGTGCGTCCGCATGCGGTCACCGCGCCGCACGTCGTGCTGATCGGCGACGCCGCCCACGTCGTGCATCCGCTGGCCGGCCACGGCATGAACCTGGGCTTCGCCGACATCGTCGACTTGTTGAAAGTGCTGGGTGCGCGCGAAGCGCACCAGGGCGTCGGCGACGCGCGCGTGCTGGCGCGTTACGCGCGCACGCGCAAGGAAGATGTGTTGCTGATGCAACTGGCGACCGACGGGCTCGAACGTTTGTTCGGCGCCAATCTCGAACCGCTGCGCGTGGTGCGCAATTTGGGATTAAACTTGCTGGATAAATTGCCGCTGGTCAAGCGCCGGCTGATTGCCCACGCCATGGGCAAGTAATCATCACTGAGGAAACGTATTCATGTTCAAAACCAAGCTCGCCGTGCTGTTGGCGACCGGCCTGATCACGTCCTGCGTCGGCGCGCAGAACTCGGTCGAAGCCAATATCAAGAAGGCGATCGAGCCACGCCTGGGCGGCGCCAAGATCGAATCGATCAAGGAAACACCGTACGGCGGCCTGTATGAGCTGCGCGTTGCCGGCGACATCATGTACACCGACAAGACCGGCCAATACCTGGTCATCGGCCACGTCTACGATGCCAAGACCACGCGCGACCTGACCCGCGACCGCATCGACGACATCAACAAGATCAAGTTCTCCGACCTGCCGGTCAATGAGGCGATCAAGCAGGTCAAGGGCGACGGCAAGCGCGTCATCGCCGTGTTCGAGGATCCGAACTGCGGCTACTGCAAGAAGCTGCGCAAGGAAACGCTGAGCCACCTGGACAACGTCACCGTGTACACCTTCATGTACAACATCCTGGCGCCGGACTCGTTCGACAAGTCGCGCAACATCTGGTGCTCGCCGGACCGGGCCAAGGCCTGGGACGAGTGGATGATCAACGGTAAGCCGGCAGCGAGCGCCAAGGCCGACTGCCAGGCGCCGAACGACCAGGTGCTGGCGCTGGGCCAGAAGCTGCGCATCAACGGCACGCCGGCGATCTTCTTCGCCGACGGCAGCCGCATTCCGGGCGCGGTCGACTTGCCGACGCTGGAGAAGAAGCTGGAAACGGTCAAGCAATAACACTGTCGAGTCGTCACTGGCGGCCCCGGGCCCGTGCACACGGACCCGGGGCCGTCACGCATAAAAATAAAGAATCCAACTAGGAATTGTCATGGTTACACTCAACATCAACGGGCGCGACGTCCAGGTCGACGCCGATCCCTCCACGCCCGTGCTCTGGGCGCTGCGCGACAACCTGAACATGACCGGCACCAAGTTCGGCTGCGGCGCGGCCCTGTGCGGCGCCTGCACCGTGCACCTGAACGGTCAACCCATCCGCTCCTGCGTGACGCCGATCTCCGCCGTCGCCGGCCAGAAGATCACCACCATCGAGGCGATGGAAAGCGACAAGGTCGGCAAGGCGGTGCAGGACGCCTGGGTCAAGCACGACGTGCCGCAGTGCGGCTACTGCCAGAGCGGCCAGGTGATGAGCGCTGTCGCGCTGGTGCGGGTGAACAAGGCGCCGACCGACGCCGACATCGACAACGCCATGAGCGGCAATATCTGCCGCTGCGGCACCTACCAACGCATGCGCGCCGCCATCAAGGACGCCGCCAAGACGCTGGCGTAAGGAGGCCGCATGAAACCACAATGGATGCACAATAGCGCGCTGCAGGGTGCGGGCACGGCCGCGGTCAAGGCCGGCGTCAGTTCGCGCCGCGGCTTTTTGAAGGCCGGGGCAGCGGCCACCGGCGGCCTGGTGCTGGGCTTCATGCTGCCCAGCGGCGGGCGCATGGCGCACGCTGCGGAAGCGAAGCCGCAAGGCTATGCGCCGAACGCCTTCCTGCGGGTGGCGCCGGACAACACCGTCACCGTGATCGTCAACCGCCTCGAATTCGGCCAGGGCGTGCACACCGCGCTGCCGATGGTGATCGCCGACGAGCTCGACGCCGACTGGGCGCAGATACGCGCCGAGCTGGCCCCGGCCGGCGATGCGTACAAGGATCCGGCCTTCGGCATGCAGATCACCGGCGGCTCGGGCACCATCGCCCACTCGTTTACGCAATACCGCGAAATCGGCGCGCGCGCCCGCGCGATGCTGGTGTCGGCCGCCGCCCAGCAGTGGAACGTGCGTCCGGACGCGTGCCGCACCGCCAAGGGCATGGTCTACGGCCCGGCCGGCCAGAAGGCCAGCTATGGTGCGCTCGCCGACGCGGCGATGAAGCTGCCGGCGCCGGAGCAGGTCGCGCTGAAGGACCCGAAGCAGTTCAAGTTCATCGGCAAGCCGACCCGGCGCCTCGATGCGCGCGCCAAGTCGAGCGGCCACCAGCAGTTCGGCATCGACTTCAAGCCGCCTGGTGCCAAATTGATGGTCGCCGTGGTGGCGCACGCGCCGGTGTTCGGCGCCAAGGTGGCGAAGGTCGACGCATCGAAGGCGAAGGCGGTGCGCGGCGTGATCGACGTGCTGGAGATCCCGCTCGACCGCGGCGGCCGCGGCGTGGCCGTGATCGCCGACGGCTACTGGCCGGCCAGGCAGGCGCGCGACCTGCTGGCGATCGAATGGCATACCGAAGGCCTGGGCAAGACCAGCAGCGAGACCCAGCTGATCGAGTTCACCGAGCTGTCCAAGAAGCCCGGCGCCATTGCGAAAACCGCCGAGACGCCGTCGCGCGGCAGCGCCGCCAGGACCATTTCGGCGGTGTACGAATTCCCCTACCTGGCGCACGCGCCGATGGAACCGATCAACTGCACCGTCGACCTGAAGGATGACAGCTGCACGCTGTGGGTCGGCACGCAGTTCCAGACCGGCGACCGCGCCGCCGCCGCGGCCACCGCCGGCCTCGCGCCCGAGCAGGTCACCTTGCATACCCTGATGGCGGGCGGCGGCTTCGGCCGGCGCGGGGTGCCGAGCTCGGACTTCGTGGTCGAGGCGGTCAACATCGCCAAGGCTTGCAAGGCGGCCGGTCATGCGGGTCCGGTCAAGATGATCTGGAGCCGCGAGGACGACATCAAGGGCGGCTACTACCGTCCGTCGCACGTGCACCGCGCCGACATCGCCCTCGATGCTCGAGGCAACATCGTCGCCTGGGACCACGTGGTGGTCGGCCAGTCGATCGCGCAGGGCACGTCGTTCGAGGGCTTCATGATCCAGAAGGGCGTCGACAGCACCATGGTCGAAGGCCTGGGCGAGCCCTACGACGTGCCGATGAACCTGTCGGCCCACATGGCCCAGGCCAACGTGCCGGTGCTGTGGTGGCGCTCGGTCGGCTCGACCCACACCGCGTTCGTGATGGAGACGCTGATCGACGAAGCCGCTCATGCCGCCGGCATGGACCCGGTCGCCTACCGCAAGAAGCTGATCGACCCGGCCAGGCACCCGCGCCAGATCGCCGCGCTCGACCTGGCGGTGGCCAAGTCCGGCTACGGCAAGAAGACGCTGCCGAAGGGCCATGCCTGGGGCGTGGCCGTGCACGAATCGTTCAACACCGTGGTCGCCTACGTGGTCGAAGCCTCGATCCAGGACGGTACGCCGAAGCTGCACAAGGCGACCGCCGGCGTGCACTGCAATCTGGCGGTCAACCCGCTTACCGTCGAAGCGCAGATCCAGGGCGCGGCGCTGATGGGCCTGGGGCTCACGCTGCCGGGCGCGCGCATCACGCTCAAGGACGGCGTGGTCGAGCAGCAGAACTTCAGCGACTACCAGGTCGCGCGCATGCTCGACATGCCGCAGATCGAGGTGCACATCGTCCCGTCGACCGAAGCCCCGACCGGCCTGGGCGAACCGGGCCTGCCGCCGCTGGCGCCGGCTTTTGCCAACGCGCTGTTCAAGCTGAACGGCAAGCGCCAGCGCAAGCTGCCGTTCGAGACGGCGGCGGCGTGACCATGCGGGGCGCCACGGTCGGCATCCTGATGGCGGCGGGCCGTGGACGCCGCTTCGATCCGCAGGGGCTGCGCAACAAGTTGCTGCAACCGCTGCCCGGCGGTGACGACGCGGTCGTGGTGGCCAGCGCGCGCAAACTCCTGGCGGTGCTGCCGCGCGTGGTGGCGGTGGTGCCGCCCGACGATGGCGGCGTCGGCACGCTGCTGGCGTCGCTGGGCTGTACGGTCACGGTCTGCCCGGACGCCGACAGCGGCATGGCGGCTTCGCTGACCCATGCGATCCGCCATTCACTGGACGTATTCGCCCCGGTCGACGCCTGGCTGGTGGCGCTCGGCGACATGCCGCGCGTGGCGCCGTCCACCTTGCAGTCTCTGGTCGACGCATTGCAGCAAGGCGTGCCCATCGTCGCCCCGGCGCTGGCGGGCAAGCGCGGCAACCCGGTCGGCTTCGGCCGCGCGCACCTGGACGCCTTGCTGGCGCTGCGCGGCGAGGAGGGCGCGCGGCGCCTGCTCAAGACCTTCCCGGTCACCGAAGTCGCTGTCGACGACGCCGGCATCTTCCTCGACGTCGACACGCCGGCCGATCTCTGAGTCGCCACTGAGTCGCCACTGAGTCGGCACCGAGTCGGCACTGAACCGGCGCCAGGCGTTGCTCTGCCGTCGCTTCGGCGGTTTGAACTCCCTCTCTCCGAAGAATCCGATTACACTTAGCCCAATCGGAGAGAGATTGTTCAACCCTATGAAAAAAGCCAACCAAAAAAAGCTGGCGGCGATCCAGTACACCATCGTGCCCAAGGACCTCGCCGGGCACCTGTTCAACGTCAGCCTCACGGTGGCGGCGCCCAGCCCTGAGGGCCAGGTGTTCGCGCTGCCGGCCTGGATCCCGGGCAGCTACATGATCCGCGAGTTCGCGCGCAACATCGTGCGCATCCGTGCCGAGAGCGCCGGCCAGCCCGTCGCATTGGAAAAGCTCGACAAGCATTCGTGGCAGGCCGCCCCGGTCGACGGCCCCTTGACCCTGCACTACGAGGTGTATGCCTGGGACCTGTCGGTGCGCGCCGCCCACCTCGACCAGACCCACGGCTTTTTCAACGGCACCAGCGTGTTCCTGCGCGTGCTTGGCCAGGAAAACATGCCGCACCAGGTCGACATCCAGCGTCCGGGCGACCCGGCCGCCGGCAACTGGCGCGTGGCGACCGCGCTGCCCGAGCTGGGCGCCAAGCGCTACGGCTTCGGCACCTATATCGCCGGCGATTACGATGAACTGATCGACCACCCGGTCGAGATGGGCGATTTCGCGCTGGCCAGCTTTACGGCGCACGGTGTCCCGCACGACATCGTCATCACCGGACGCGTGCCGAACCTCGACATGGAGCGCCTGCAGCAAGACCTGAAGGCCATCTGCGAGACCCAGATCGCCTTTTTCGAGCCGAAAACCAGGAAGGCGCCGGTGGAGCGCTACCTGTTCCTGACCATGGCGGTGGGCGATGGCTACGGCGGCCTGGAGCACCGCGCCTCGACCGCGCTGATCTGCTCGCGCAACGACCTGCCGACCACCGCCGCCCCAAAGACGGCCGAGCGCAGCGAAGGCTACGTGACCTTCCTCGGCCTGTGCAGCCACGAGTACTTCCACACCTGGAACGTCAAGCGCATCAAGCCGGCCGTGTTCGCGCCTTACGACCTGCAGGTCGAGAACTACACGCCGCTGCTGTGGCTGTTCGAAGGCTTCACCAGCTACTACGATGACCTGATGCTGGTGCGCAGCGGCATCATCAGCGAAGCGAC
This genomic stretch from Massilia sp. 9096 harbors:
- a CDS encoding M61 family metallopeptidase — encoded protein: MKKANQKKLAAIQYTIVPKDLAGHLFNVSLTVAAPSPEGQVFALPAWIPGSYMIREFARNIVRIRAESAGQPVALEKLDKHSWQAAPVDGPLTLHYEVYAWDLSVRAAHLDQTHGFFNGTSVFLRVLGQENMPHQVDIQRPGDPAAGNWRVATALPELGAKRYGFGTYIAGDYDELIDHPVEMGDFALASFTAHGVPHDIVITGRVPNLDMERLQQDLKAICETQIAFFEPKTRKAPVERYLFLTMAVGDGYGGLEHRASTALICSRNDLPTTAAPKTAERSEGYVTFLGLCSHEYFHTWNVKRIKPAVFAPYDLQVENYTPLLWLFEGFTSYYDDLMLVRSGIISEATYFKLLGKTVANVVRGTGRTKQSVAESSFDAWSKYYRQDENAPNAIISYYTKGSLVGLAFDLTIRAKSGGAKSLDDVMRTLWARYGRDFYTNGAGGGTGVTEQDVEAIFDEVSGVRLKSIFERYVRGTEDVPLAKLYAPFGIKFLEDRKGSKPALNAPIGRDVIGAKLNQVHEGGAAHQAGLSAGDIVIALDGLRVNGNPSNLDQLLARYRVGDTVTVHAFRRDELMQFDVTLQGCRVPCIQIAVAPGTRKAVIARPSAS